In Acidobacteriota bacterium, the following are encoded in one genomic region:
- a CDS encoding patatin-like phospholipase family protein yields MLTSATRDQSARVGLALAGGGPEGAIYEIGVLRALDEALDGVDFNELPVYVGVSAGAFLTANLANHISTAQNVRAIVKHEPGEHPFVPQTFFTPAVGELVRRSLMTPSLLVEAIWDYIRHPTDQTVLESMMRLTRALPVGLFDNEPIRQYLSTIYSIRGRTDDFRALDRKLVVVATELDSGQAVRFGDPGWDHVPISLAVQASTALPGLYPPVVIEGRHYVDGVLLKTMHASVALEAGAELVICINPIVPVDTLNAAHGVERRRLTTYGLPTVMSQTFRTLIHSRMRVGLAAYAPRFPNQDIVLLEPQPDDYRMFFTNIFSFSSRKAVCEYAYRATRRDLLKRYAELGPVFARHGVRLRLDVLEDPTRDLWAGVGLDGGPRGDEIRGELGVADQLDRALADLERYMARQEA; encoded by the coding sequence ATGCTGACCAGCGCGACGCGGGACCAGTCGGCCCGCGTCGGCCTCGCCCTCGCCGGCGGGGGGCCTGAAGGCGCGATCTACGAGATCGGCGTCCTGCGGGCCCTCGACGAGGCGCTCGACGGGGTCGACTTCAACGAGCTACCCGTCTACGTGGGCGTCAGTGCCGGCGCCTTCCTGACGGCGAATCTCGCGAACCACATCAGCACGGCGCAGAACGTCCGCGCCATCGTCAAGCACGAGCCGGGCGAACACCCCTTCGTGCCGCAGACCTTCTTCACGCCGGCCGTCGGCGAGCTGGTCCGCCGCAGCCTGATGACCCCTTCGCTGCTGGTCGAGGCGATTTGGGACTACATCCGTCATCCCACCGACCAGACGGTCCTCGAGTCGATGATGCGTCTCACCCGGGCGCTGCCGGTGGGCCTCTTCGACAACGAGCCGATCCGCCAGTACCTGTCGACGATCTACAGCATCAGGGGGCGCACCGACGACTTTCGCGCGCTCGATCGCAAGCTGGTCGTCGTCGCGACGGAGCTCGATTCGGGCCAGGCGGTCCGCTTCGGCGATCCCGGCTGGGATCACGTGCCCATCTCGCTCGCCGTGCAGGCGAGCACCGCCCTGCCAGGCCTCTACCCGCCGGTGGTCATCGAGGGGCGGCACTACGTCGACGGCGTCCTGCTCAAGACGATGCACGCATCGGTTGCGCTCGAGGCCGGGGCCGAGCTCGTCATCTGCATCAACCCGATCGTGCCGGTCGACACGCTCAACGCCGCCCACGGGGTCGAGCGGCGCCGACTGACGACCTACGGCCTGCCGACGGTGATGTCGCAGACCTTCCGGACGCTGATTCACTCGAGGATGCGTGTCGGGCTGGCGGCCTACGCCCCCCGCTTTCCGAACCAGGACATCGTCCTGCTCGAGCCGCAGCCCGACGACTACCGGATGTTCTTCACCAACATCTTCAGCTTCTCGTCGCGCAAGGCCGTCTGCGAGTACGCGTATCGCGCCACGCGCCGCGACCTGCTGAAGCGGTACGCCGAGCTCGGGCCGGTGTTCGCCCGGCACGGCGTGAGGCTGCGCCTCGACGTCCTCGAGGACCCGACACGCGACCTCTGGGCCGGCGTCGGCCTCGATGGCGGGCCGCGCGGCGACGAGATTCGCGGCGAGCTCGGCGTTGCCGATCAGCTCGATCGGGCGTTGGCCGACCTCGAGCGTTACATGGCCCGCCAGGAGGCGTGA
- a CDS encoding AarF/ABC1/UbiB kinase family protein: MHDAGHRAVDDAVAPDTPSPGLVRRFFTTGRHLGGLVLGLLVWWAEAGRRADPPARGTTFLLQRLFAAFVRPFLDRSLRSQPFPVQFRRRLELLGPTYIKLGQILSLREDLLPPDITAELKNLLDRLPVVPFDRLARIIEGDLGRPPEQVFAWVDRSPIGSASIAQTHRGRTHEGDEVVLKVVKPGIRETLERDAVLLKLFGRGLQAVLSRFQPRRIIEEFVDYTLREVDLRREADNAETFAANFRDLPDVVFPRIYRSYSGRNVLCMEFLDGYKPSDPRAQTLADADRARLIDLGAASIIRMLYQDGFFHADLHPGNLVVLPGPRCGFIDLGMVGRFDEELRRTLMYYFYCLVIGDSENAARYLLAVAWPGPGADPAGFRRDVEDVSRRWSHSANFRDFSIARLILESVGRAGRYRLYFPVETVLMVKALVTFEGVGQMLRPGFDVAAVSRPHIRQIFLNQLSPLRFLKDGLRYAPDIVDALAKAPLLITEGVRLVERNLREPPPDPFRPMRSALLAGACLVGGVLALVLNGPAPLWVGLFAIALLLALRRR; encoded by the coding sequence GTGCACGATGCCGGCCACCGGGCCGTGGACGACGCGGTCGCGCCCGACACGCCGTCGCCCGGGCTCGTCCGGCGGTTCTTCACGACGGGCCGTCACCTCGGCGGCCTCGTGCTCGGCCTCCTCGTCTGGTGGGCCGAGGCGGGCCGGCGTGCCGATCCGCCCGCCCGGGGCACCACGTTCCTCCTGCAGCGGCTCTTCGCGGCGTTCGTCCGGCCGTTCCTCGATCGCTCGCTCAGGTCGCAGCCGTTTCCGGTCCAGTTCCGTCGCCGCCTCGAACTGCTCGGCCCCACCTACATCAAGCTCGGGCAGATTCTGAGCCTGCGCGAGGACCTGCTGCCGCCCGACATCACGGCGGAACTCAAGAACCTGCTCGATCGTCTGCCGGTCGTGCCGTTCGACCGCCTGGCCCGCATCATCGAGGGCGACCTCGGCCGGCCGCCAGAGCAGGTGTTCGCCTGGGTCGACCGCTCGCCCATCGGCTCGGCGTCGATCGCGCAGACCCACCGCGGCCGCACGCACGAGGGCGACGAGGTCGTCCTGAAGGTCGTCAAGCCCGGCATCCGCGAGACGCTCGAACGCGACGCGGTGCTGCTCAAGCTGTTCGGCCGCGGGCTCCAGGCCGTGCTCTCGCGGTTCCAGCCGCGCCGGATCATCGAGGAGTTCGTCGACTACACGCTGCGCGAGGTCGACCTGCGGCGCGAGGCGGACAACGCCGAGACGTTCGCGGCCAACTTCCGCGACCTGCCCGACGTCGTATTCCCCAGGATCTACAGGAGCTACAGCGGGCGCAACGTCCTCTGCATGGAGTTCCTCGACGGCTACAAGCCCTCCGATCCGCGGGCGCAGACGCTCGCCGACGCCGACCGTGCCCGCCTCATCGATCTCGGCGCGGCGTCCATCATCCGGATGCTCTACCAGGACGGCTTCTTCCATGCCGACCTGCACCCGGGCAACCTCGTCGTGCTCCCGGGGCCGAGATGCGGCTTCATCGACCTCGGCATGGTGGGGCGCTTCGACGAGGAACTGCGCCGGACGCTCATGTACTACTTCTACTGCCTGGTCATCGGCGACTCGGAGAACGCGGCGCGCTACCTGCTCGCGGTCGCCTGGCCCGGTCCTGGCGCCGACCCGGCCGGTTTCCGGCGCGACGTGGAGGACGTCTCGCGGCGCTGGTCGCACAGCGCGAACTTCCGCGATTTCTCGATCGCCCGGCTGATCCTCGAATCGGTCGGCCGCGCCGGCCGCTATCGGCTCTACTTCCCGGTCGAAACCGTGCTCATGGTGAAGGCCCTCGTCACGTTCGAGGGCGTCGGCCAGATGCTCCGTCCCGGCTTCGACGTGGCCGCGGTCTCGCGCCCGCACATCCGCCAGATCTTCCTCAACCAGTTGAGCCCCCTCCGTTTCCTCAAGGACGGCCTCCGCTACGCTCCCGACATCGTCGACGCGCTCGCGAAGGCGCCGCTGCTCATCACGGAGGGCGTGCGGCTGGTCGAACGCAACCTGCGCGAGCCCCCTCCCGACCCGTTCAGGCCCATGCGCTCCGCGCTGCTGGCGGGCGCGTGCCTGGTCGGCGGCGTCCTCGCCCTCGTCTTGAACGGGCCCGCTCCGCTGTGGGTCGGTCTCTTCGCGATCGCCCTCCTCCTCGCGTTGCGCCGGCGGTGA
- a CDS encoding phasin family protein encodes MTMVKGKQVEEHVKALPTNVLEAGRQVYLAGLGAVGMAGTTTEAVFGMLVEEGRHFQARQSKKVNKVVAQAVEAVEQAVHVVDDTVQKTSKAAISRLGMPSRKDIADLSHRVELLTAKVESLSKKGAAHHAS; translated from the coding sequence ATGACGATGGTGAAGGGCAAGCAGGTCGAGGAGCACGTGAAGGCACTGCCCACCAACGTGCTCGAGGCTGGCCGGCAGGTGTATCTGGCGGGCCTCGGGGCCGTGGGCATGGCGGGGACGACCACCGAAGCCGTGTTCGGGATGCTCGTCGAGGAGGGGCGCCATTTCCAGGCGCGCCAGTCGAAGAAGGTGAACAAGGTCGTCGCGCAGGCCGTCGAGGCCGTCGAGCAGGCCGTGCACGTCGTCGACGACACGGTGCAGAAGACCTCGAAGGCGGCCATCAGCCGGCTCGGCATGCCGTCGCGCAAGGACATCGCCGATTTGAGCCATCGCGTCGAGCTGCTCACCGCGAAGGTCGAGTCGCTGTCGAAGAAGGGAGCCGCACACCATGCCAGTTAA
- a CDS encoding phasin family protein codes for MPVKEATMPAEMVETAQKIWLAGLGAMALAQQEGGKLVAESNKLFHTLVEKGQEMEDEGQSPVTRVKDAAGGAEQAWLNVQALIDAQITAVLHRLGVPTKDEIGELGKRVEQLTRSIEALKAKG; via the coding sequence ATGCCAGTTAAGGAAGCCACGATGCCGGCCGAGATGGTCGAGACAGCCCAGAAGATCTGGCTCGCCGGCCTCGGCGCCATGGCCCTCGCGCAGCAGGAGGGCGGCAAGCTCGTCGCGGAGAGCAACAAGCTGTTCCACACGCTGGTCGAGAAGGGCCAGGAGATGGAAGACGAGGGCCAGTCGCCGGTGACCCGCGTGAAGGACGCCGCGGGTGGCGCCGAGCAGGCGTGGCTCAACGTCCAGGCACTCATCGACGCACAGATCACGGCGGTGCTGCACCGCCTCGGCGTTCCGACCAAGGACGAGATTGGCGAGCTCGGCAAGCGGGTCGAGCAGTTGACGCGTTCGATCGAAGCCCTGAAGGCGAAGGGCTGA